A genomic window from Aerosakkonema funiforme FACHB-1375 includes:
- a CDS encoding cyclic nucleotide-binding domain-containing protein, translating to MNSATTSTDIFPSRSILPFPDRPLPLPFVSDRTIPSDERVIAEYQDWLGTQRIWGSLPESAKEAIARSFHSFPVEAGTHIYLEGQTPIGLYLLKLGKVEIFRDSPIGKLSIRYRHPGDLFGYTLVASSDEGTYHSSAIALTASEILFLPQSQFLELVTDYPAIQQALHTLLMQELDDFASRIAWEEERIRGLQPYIQHIPIGETILGNSKATQKLAQQIEKAASNLQPVVFQALPGTGKTFLAGLIHLRSQLADQPFAELDCAELPRTTDGRLNTDVLFGRINKQPGILELLERGTLLLDNVHVLSEGDRTRLIHYLKTGFILPNHGISDNQQLSEEPPQPVQSSVRLIFASPSKLIFSDLETISLKLFSLSQRKADIPAFANYFLNRCCREQNRLTLLLDRADLRRLIGYEYPGNLAELAEILHRAVMMTPSGQSVIPEQALWSVQSTKNAFRIDLLTHVPWLRQLFLSRWYPEAIWIVMMAIFVPITILGFIGSQSRDSSITLNLFWAWWWPGYLFLFAFVGRLWCAICPFMIAGEWMRRLSLWLFPRQQLTWNTQWLNRWGAWVVFAGFLIIYLWEKLWDLPHHAYLSAWLLVAITAGAVIFSLIYERRLWCRYLCPIGGMNGMFAKLSMTELRSTQQVCGSQCSTFGCYKGSAETPLNFADALPNEGQATEGCPLYSHPAQLQDNRDCMLCMTCLKTCPNRSAQLNLRFPASDLLDNHQGFWAEAALLLLLFGGVFMHHSHTILSWLGFEDVPVDADRLLTSLPIALGLLSIPAILTYATHTIARFCDRSQPDYLTIIYAYLPFALAANLAYYVPAAITEAGQILPVFARSFGYSGAGLPTLTWSLDVAQFLQGVTLLSAMVFSPYPLLRITKRGDGVPIMRSLLSNLPHLLLMAGLTIFLFQLII from the coding sequence ATGAATTCTGCAACCACATCAACAGACATCTTCCCATCTCGATCGATTCTGCCCTTTCCAGACCGGCCATTGCCACTACCGTTCGTTAGCGATCGCACCATCCCCAGCGACGAACGGGTAATCGCAGAATATCAAGATTGGTTAGGGACTCAGCGCATCTGGGGAAGTTTGCCAGAAAGCGCCAAGGAAGCGATCGCTCGCTCGTTCCATAGCTTCCCAGTCGAAGCGGGAACCCACATTTACCTAGAAGGACAAACTCCGATCGGGTTATATTTGCTGAAATTGGGAAAAGTAGAAATTTTCCGAGACTCACCGATCGGCAAATTGTCGATCCGCTATCGCCACCCTGGTGATTTATTTGGCTATACCCTAGTGGCTAGTTCCGATGAAGGAACTTATCATAGCAGCGCGATCGCACTGACAGCCAGCGAAATCCTCTTTTTACCCCAGTCTCAGTTTTTGGAACTGGTAACTGACTATCCAGCCATTCAACAAGCACTCCATACTCTGTTGATGCAAGAGTTAGATGATTTTGCCAGTCGCATCGCTTGGGAAGAAGAACGAATCCGAGGTTTACAACCCTACATCCAACATATTCCCATTGGGGAAACCATTCTCGGCAATAGCAAAGCTACCCAAAAACTAGCACAACAAATCGAAAAAGCCGCATCCAACCTACAGCCTGTAGTGTTTCAAGCCTTACCCGGAACGGGAAAAACCTTCTTGGCGGGACTGATCCACCTGCGATCGCAATTGGCAGATCAACCTTTTGCCGAATTAGATTGTGCCGAACTACCCCGTACAACCGATGGCAGACTCAATACCGATGTGCTGTTCGGCAGAATAAACAAACAACCCGGTATCCTAGAATTATTAGAACGGGGAACGCTTTTGCTAGATAACGTTCATGTATTGAGCGAAGGCGATCGCACTCGCTTAATCCACTACCTGAAAACAGGTTTTATTCTCCCCAATCATGGCATATCGGACAACCAGCAATTATCTGAAGAACCGCCTCAACCAGTGCAATCTTCGGTGCGTTTAATCTTTGCTTCCCCCAGCAAACTCATTTTTTCCGATCTCGAAACAATTTCGCTCAAACTATTTAGCTTATCCCAACGCAAAGCAGACATTCCCGCATTTGCCAATTACTTCCTCAATCGCTGTTGTCGCGAACAAAATCGCCTGACTCTCCTACTCGATCGCGCCGATTTACGCCGCCTGATCGGCTACGAATATCCCGGCAATTTAGCAGAATTAGCAGAAATATTGCATCGCGCCGTAATGATGACACCGAGCGGGCAATCTGTTATTCCAGAACAAGCTTTATGGTCGGTACAATCAACAAAAAATGCCTTTCGGATTGACTTACTTACCCATGTTCCTTGGTTGCGGCAATTGTTCCTGAGTCGCTGGTATCCAGAAGCAATTTGGATCGTGATGATGGCAATTTTCGTACCAATTACAATTTTAGGCTTTATCGGTTCCCAATCGCGAGATAGCAGCATTACCCTTAACTTATTTTGGGCTTGGTGGTGGCCCGGTTATCTATTTTTATTCGCCTTTGTAGGTCGGTTGTGGTGTGCCATCTGCCCATTTATGATTGCAGGTGAATGGATGCGCCGTCTTTCCCTGTGGCTATTTCCCCGCCAGCAACTTACTTGGAATACCCAATGGCTAAACCGTTGGGGCGCGTGGGTAGTATTTGCAGGATTTTTGATTATTTACCTGTGGGAAAAACTTTGGGATTTGCCGCACCATGCCTATCTTTCGGCTTGGTTATTAGTAGCAATTACGGCGGGAGCGGTAATTTTTAGTTTAATTTACGAACGTCGGCTTTGGTGTCGCTATCTTTGTCCGATCGGTGGAATGAATGGAATGTTTGCGAAACTGTCGATGACGGAATTGCGATCGACACAACAAGTTTGCGGCAGTCAATGCAGTACGTTTGGCTGTTACAAAGGTAGTGCGGAAACACCCCTTAACTTTGCCGATGCGCTACCCAATGAAGGACAAGCAACAGAAGGTTGTCCGCTGTACTCCCATCCCGCCCAATTGCAAGATAATCGGGATTGTATGCTGTGCATGACTTGTCTGAAAACTTGCCCGAATCGATCGGCACAATTAAATTTACGCTTTCCCGCATCGGATTTATTAGATAATCATCAAGGTTTTTGGGCGGAAGCGGCGCTATTGTTGCTGTTATTCGGCGGCGTGTTTATGCACCATTCCCACACCATCCTCAGCTGGCTGGGATTTGAAGATGTGCCTGTGGATGCCGATCGCTTACTCACCAGTTTGCCGATCGCGCTAGGATTATTGAGTATTCCGGCTATCTTAACTTATGCTACTCATACGATCGCTCGCTTTTGCGATCGCTCCCAACCCGATTACCTCACCATCATCTACGCCTATCTTCCCTTTGCTCTCGCTGCCAATTTAGCATACTACGTTCCCGCCGCCATTACCGAAGCAGGGCAAATTCTCCCCGTATTTGCTCGTTCTTTCGGATATAGTGGTGCAGGACTGCCAACGCTGACTTGGAGTTTGGATGTCGCGCAATTTCTGCAAGGAGTGACGCTGCTTTCGGCAATGGTATTCAGTCCTTACCCGCTGTTGCGAATTACCAAACGAGGCGATGGAGTCCCGATAATGCGATCGCTTCTCAGTAATCTCCCTCATTTGTTACTCATGGCTGGATTAACTATTTTTCTTTTCCAGTTAATAATTTAA
- the galT gene encoding galactose-1-phosphate uridylyltransferase: MPELRQNLITRDWVIIATERAKRPDQFAAIRTEAPPIPCYKEDCPFCFGNEHRTPEIELLCLSDDRGWRVRVVPNKYPALSCLGERVRKTEGIYRSMSGVGIHEVVIEHPRHDITIALLSIPDVANILNVYRQRYRDIRKDPRIEAIVIFKNHGQEAGTSLEHPHSQITATPIVPSQIRIRIEEAIRFFDDMGECIFCRTLAQEMEAQERIVFESKHFVAFIPYAALSPFHVWIFPRRHTSSFEDITDVEILDLAYTLKTVLAKLYYGLNNPDYNYSIRSVPTRDGQTSYFHWYIAIIPRVSKSAGFELGSGMYINTAMPEDSAQYLRDVQFVVTNEDANIIKLLTGKEK; the protein is encoded by the coding sequence ATGCCAGAACTAAGACAAAACCTCATTACCAGAGACTGGGTAATCATCGCTACCGAAAGAGCAAAAAGACCCGACCAATTTGCAGCTATCAGAACAGAAGCGCCGCCAATACCGTGCTATAAAGAAGATTGCCCTTTTTGTTTTGGGAACGAGCATCGCACCCCAGAAATTGAATTATTGTGTTTGAGCGACGATCGGGGATGGAGAGTACGGGTAGTGCCAAACAAATATCCCGCGCTTTCTTGTCTGGGAGAAAGAGTCAGGAAAACAGAGGGGATTTATCGCTCTATGTCGGGAGTGGGAATCCACGAAGTAGTGATCGAACATCCCCGCCACGATATCACTATTGCTTTGCTTAGCATCCCAGATGTTGCCAATATTTTGAATGTGTACCGTCAAAGATATAGGGATATCAGAAAAGACCCCCGCATTGAGGCAATTGTGATCTTCAAAAATCACGGACAAGAGGCGGGAACATCCCTGGAACATCCTCACTCACAAATTACCGCTACACCAATTGTACCTTCCCAAATTCGTATCCGGATAGAAGAAGCGATCCGGTTTTTTGATGATATGGGAGAATGTATATTTTGTCGAACTTTAGCGCAGGAAATGGAAGCTCAGGAGAGAATAGTTTTCGAGAGCAAACACTTTGTTGCTTTTATTCCTTATGCCGCACTTTCGCCGTTTCATGTTTGGATTTTTCCCCGCCGACATACATCTTCTTTTGAAGATATCACCGATGTAGAGATTTTAGATCTCGCTTATACCCTCAAAACGGTACTTGCCAAACTTTACTACGGATTAAACAATCCCGATTACAATTACTCTATTCGTTCTGTTCCCACCCGCGACGGACAAACATCTTATTTTCATTGGTACATAGCGATTATTCCCAGAGTTTCCAAGTCAGCGGGATTTGAGTTGGGCAGCGGTATGTATATTAACACCGCTATGCCAGAAGATAGCGCTCAGTATCTGCGGGATGTGCAGTTTGTTGTGACAAATGAGGATGCGAACATAATTAAATTATTAACTGGAAAAGAAAAATAG
- a CDS encoding WD40 repeat domain-containing protein: MNQPRESDAVLGGQNPAPASAVVLGGLEGVKRRLASPDIEQQITALKEAFNYGEAGLDLALQVWKGELGQLKWAAYPLLYQREEPKVKQALQDYIPYNFFNCIRTLEGHRDWVASVAISPDGQTIASGSYDKFIKLWDLSTGHFQTTLKGHSNSVRSLCYSPDGLRLVNSDGENIHVWNLQTKRLQTILKGHSKFVHSVGYSPDNLTIVSGSSDNSIKVWNLQTAEVIRTFKKHSNAVYSVCISPDGKTIVSGSRDNTIQAFHSYTGQFRFPTIKNHLHPVRSICISPDGKTFVSGSEDKTIKIWDLQTGKEIRTLTGHSNWVSCVTISADGQTIASGSWDNTIKLWNLQTGHLLCTLKGHSKVVNSVAISLDGNTIVSGSNDKTIKVWGLRSQNSPSVL, translated from the coding sequence ATGAATCAACCTAGAGAATCCGATGCCGTTCTTGGCGGTCAAAATCCAGCCCCAGCTAGTGCAGTTGTTTTGGGAGGTTTGGAAGGCGTAAAAAGGCGCTTGGCAAGCCCAGATATAGAGCAACAAATAACAGCACTAAAAGAGGCGTTTAATTATGGGGAAGCTGGTTTAGATTTGGCACTCCAGGTTTGGAAAGGAGAATTAGGGCAGCTGAAGTGGGCTGCTTACCCGCTACTCTACCAAAGAGAAGAACCAAAAGTAAAACAAGCGTTACAAGATTACATTCCCTATAATTTTTTTAACTGCATTCGCACTCTAGAAGGGCATAGAGACTGGGTTGCTTCTGTTGCAATTAGCCCGGATGGGCAGACGATCGCTAGCGGTAGTTACGACAAATTTATCAAATTGTGGGATTTGTCAACCGGACATTTTCAAACTACGCTTAAAGGGCATTCAAACTCAGTTCGTTCCCTTTGCTATAGCCCGGATGGTCTTAGATTGGTTAATAGTGATGGAGAAAACATTCATGTGTGGAACTTGCAGACAAAACGGCTTCAAACTATCCTAAAAGGACATTCAAAGTTTGTTCATTCTGTGGGTTATAGCCCAGATAATCTTACCATAGTTAGCGGTAGCAGCGACAATTCTATCAAAGTGTGGAATTTACAGACAGCAGAAGTTATTCGCACTTTCAAAAAGCATTCCAACGCTGTTTATTCCGTCTGCATAAGCCCGGATGGAAAAACTATTGTCAGCGGTAGTAGAGATAACACCATTCAAGCTTTCCATTCCTACACAGGACAGTTTCGTTTCCCCACCATAAAAAACCATTTACATCCGGTTCGTTCTATCTGCATAAGCCCGGATGGAAAGACTTTTGTCAGCGGCAGTGAAGACAAGACTATTAAAATATGGGATTTACAGACAGGTAAAGAAATTCGTACCCTTACGGGACATTCAAACTGGGTTAGTTGCGTTACCATTAGTGCGGATGGGCAAACGATCGCTAGCGGTAGTTGGGATAATACTATCAAACTGTGGAATTTGCAGACAGGTCACCTTCTTTGCACCTTAAAAGGGCATTCAAAAGTGGTGAATTCAGTTGCGATTAGCTTAGATGGCAATACAATTGTCAGCGGCAGTAATGACAAAACTATTAAAGTGTGGGGCTTGCGATCGCAAAATTCGCCCAGCGTGCTATAG
- a CDS encoding DUF1257 domain-containing protein — translation MSHFTTIKVQIKNGEVLHEVLQELGYQVERNTYVRGYNGDRTQAEYTIRQSNGYDLGFRYNTESEGYELVADFWGAKINQKQFINSISQKYAHKTLMATVQEQGFNVEEEETLEDGTVRVVVAKWV, via the coding sequence ATGTCTCATTTCACGACAATCAAAGTCCAAATCAAGAATGGCGAAGTTTTGCATGAGGTATTGCAGGAGTTGGGATATCAGGTAGAACGCAACACTTATGTGAGAGGATATAATGGCGATCGCACTCAGGCAGAGTACACGATCCGTCAGTCAAACGGCTACGATTTGGGCTTTCGTTACAACACAGAAAGCGAAGGCTACGAATTAGTGGCAGATTTTTGGGGAGCGAAGATTAATCAAAAACAATTTATTAATTCAATTTCTCAAAAATATGCACACAAAACTTTGATGGCAACTGTGCAAGAGCAAGGTTTCAATGTTGAAGAAGAAGAAACCCTAGAAGATGGTACAGTGCGGGTAGTTGTGGCAAAGTGGGTGTAG
- a CDS encoding DUF1257 domain-containing protein, giving the protein MSHFTAIKTELRDVNALVMALEDLGFKDKVEIHAEAQRLYGFEGDLRQETAEVVIRRQHLGAASNDIGFKQQDDGTYEAVISSYDRAYKYSQQWLNKLTQRYGYHQLMATVPEQGFTVEEEETLEDGTIRVLVARWV; this is encoded by the coding sequence ATGTCGCACTTTACTGCTATCAAAACCGAGTTAAGAGATGTAAACGCTCTGGTGATGGCGTTAGAAGATCTGGGATTCAAAGATAAGGTTGAAATCCACGCAGAAGCGCAGCGTCTTTACGGTTTTGAGGGCGATTTACGTCAGGAAACGGCAGAAGTTGTGATTCGCCGCCAGCACTTGGGCGCTGCTAGCAACGATATCGGTTTCAAACAGCAAGATGATGGCACTTATGAAGCTGTGATTTCTTCATACGATCGCGCCTACAAGTATTCTCAACAATGGTTGAACAAGCTAACTCAACGTTATGGCTATCATCAGCTGATGGCAACAGTACCGGAGCAAGGCTTCACCGTTGAAGAGGAAGAAACCTTAGAAGATGGTACGATTCGCGTCTTAGTAGCACGCTGGGTGTAA